A window from Culex pipiens pallens isolate TS chromosome 3, TS_CPP_V2, whole genome shotgun sequence encodes these proteins:
- the LOC128093502 gene encoding uncharacterized protein K02A2.6-like has translation MAELQQAILKITELLQKMAAPAAAPDNSEQILESLATNISEFSFDEENGVTFDKWFRRYEDMFKEDASKLKEEAKVRLLLRKLDTTAHSRYCNYILPKLPSAVKFDDTVATLRKIFGSHTSIFHKRYQCLQLAKSEAEDIITYGGKVNRACEDFEFQKVKIDQFKCLIFICGLKSPRYADVRARLLSRIEAETAENPVTLQTLIDEFQRLVNLKADTTLVERPSSSKPAVHAVQEKRSGPQQQRPAKTEGKLPRTPCWQCGQMHFVRDCPFSGHLCKACNRVGHKEGYCSCVSKPSSSSSKPDHSVEEKKKQAKKQQKAKSRGIFVNHVAANRSRRKYLPITINGVATQLQLDTASDITVVAKATWRKLGQPCLQPSSIQAINASGQPLGLVGEFVCDVTLNGRTERSRCFVTSSPGLNLLGIEWIELFELWSVPIDSICNVVEVKSVEEQLQELRANHAAVFDDSLGHCTKTKVKLYLKPNAKPVFCPKRPVPFNTISLVDDELNRLQSLGIITPVEFSEWAAPIVAVRKPNGRVRICADFSTGLNEALEANHYPLPTPEEIFAQLSGSSIFSIIDLSDAYLQLEVDDDSKKLLTINTHRGLFQYNRLTPGVKSAPGAYQSLLDGMIAGIPGVRTFMDDVIVFGPDRKSHASSLKQLLQRLKEYGFHVKAEKCSFFQLQIRYLGHIVDSRGIRPDPEKLRTIAAIPAPTNVSELRSFLGAVNFYGRFVRNLHELRRPMDQLLKKDTKWRWTSECQQAFEKFKEVLQSSLLLTHYNPKLPIIVAADASSTGIGAVILHQFPDGSLKAVQHASRSLTPAERNYGQPEKEALALVYAVTKFHKYLLGRPFTLQTDHKPLLSIFGSKKGIPLHTANRLQRWPLTMLNYDFEIQHVSTNDFGCADMLSRLIDRTIQPEEEYVVAALTLEEDLASIISDTIDKVPVSFAALQKATATNATLQAVVKYIRDGWPSSAESVTNSEVLPYFRRRESLSLVDGCVMFHDRVVVPNQFRSQILRQFHRGHPGMVRMKAIARSFVYWPGLDNEIEDFVKRCNPCSIAGKAPTKTCLESWPTPSKPWSRIHIDYAGPVDGVYFLVVVDPFTKWPEVYATRTMTAKTTIKLLTQSFATFGIPEVIVSDNGTQFTGHEFKEFCTKLGIRHLRTAPFHPQSNGSAERFVDTLKRSLRKIRAGGETLEEALQTLLQVYRSTPTSDLDGKSPAEVMFGRPVRTISALLQPTKDNSPSTSARAEKQNDAFNKKHGAIQRIFKHGDAVFAQVHRANSWQWEAGTVIEKIGRVNYNIFLDDRRRLIRSHANQLKRRVPETTASPEPTSLSIFFDGFGLADAVAAPVPATPVPVPVPVDDSDPEFSDDDSEESDDQEQSGSSEAEFEDAAVEPPAPAALPAERASGGQGHPVPEAPQGAPAGGGRGQRAIKLPGRFSNFWMK, from the coding sequence ATGGCGGAACTACAACAGGCGATCCTCAAGATTACGGAATTGCTGCAGAAGATGGCGGCACCGGCGGCAGCACCAGATAACTCCGAGCAGATCCTGGAGTCGCTGGCCACCAACATCAGCGAGTTTTCTTTCGACGAAGAGAACGGTGTCACTTTCGACAAGTGGTTCCGGCGTTACGAGGACATGTTCAAGGAGGACGCGTCCAAGCTGAAGGAGGAGGCGAAAGTGCGACTTTTGCTCCGGAAGTTGGACACCACCGCACACAGCCGCTATTGTAACTACATCCTGCCCAAGCTTCCAAGTGCCGTCAAGTTCGACGACACCGTGGCCACGCTACGGAAAATTTTCGGCTCCCACACCTCCATCTTCCACAAACGCTACCAGTGTCTCCAGCTGGCCAAGTCGGAGGCGGAGGATATCATCACCTACGGAGGTAAGGTGAACCGGGCGTGTGAGGACTTTGAGTTCCAAAAGGTGAAGATTGACCAATTCAAATGCCTCATCTTCATCTGCGGTCTTAAGTCACCTCGATACGCCGATGTTCGGGCAAGACTCCTTTCCCGGATCGAAGCGGAGACCGCCGAAAACCCTGTGACGCTCCAAACCCTGATCGACGAGTTTCAGCGCCTCGTCAATCTCAAGGCGGACACGACGCTGGTCGAGCGGCCATCAAGCTCGAAACCAGCAGTCCACGCGGTCCAGGAGAAGCGAAGCGGTCCCCAGCAGCAGCGTCCGGCGAAAACCGAAGGCAAGTTACCCCGAACCCCCTGCTGGCAATGCGGCCAAATGCACTTTGTCCGGGACTGTCCGTTTTCGGGGCATTTGTGCAAGGCATGCAACCGAGTTGGCCACAAGGAAGGCTATTGCAGCTGCGTTTCCAAGCCTTCCAGCAGCTCTTCCAAGCCGGATCATTCCGTGGAGGAGAAGAAAAAGCAGGCGAAGAAGCAGCAGAAAGCCAAGTCGCGAGGAATTTTCGTCAACCACGTGGCTGCCAATCGCAGCAGGCGTAAGTACTTGCCGATCACCATCAACGGCGTTGCTACGCAACTGCAGCTCGACACAGCCAGCGACATAACGGTGGTTGCCAAGGCAACGTGGCGCAAGCTAGGACAGCCATGTTTGCAGCCATCCTCCATTCAAGCAATCAACGCGTCCGGCCAGCCGCTCGGGCTTGTCGGCGAGTTCGTGTGTGACGTCACTCTCAACGGCAGAACGGAGCGCAGCAGATGCTTCGTGACGTCATCGCCTGGACTCAACCTTCTGGGAATCGAATGGATCGAGCTTTTTGAGTTGTGGTCCGTGCCGATCGATTCCATTTGCAACGTCGTCGAGGTCAAGTCGGTGGAGGAGCAGCTTCAAGAGCTTCGAGCCAACCACGCGGCCGTTTTCGACGATTCCCTGGGACACTGCACCAAGACGAAGGTAAAGCTTTATCTCAAACCTAACGCCAAGCCCGTCTTTTGTCCCAAAAGACCAGTTCCGTTCAACACCATTTCCCTGGTCGATGACGAGCTCAACCGCCTCCAATCTCTGGGAATCATCACACCTGTTGAATTCTCGGAGTGGGCCGCTCCGATCGTCGCTGTGCGCAAGCCGAACGGACGAGTTCGCATCTGTGCGGATTTCTCAACTGGTCTGAACGAAGCATTGGAAGCCAACCACTACCCGCTGCCAACACCGGAGGAAATTTTTGCGCAGCTGTCTGGCAGTTCCATCTTCAGCATCATCGACCTCTCCGATGCGTACCTTCAGCTCGAAGTTGATGACGACTCCAAGAAGCTCCTCACCATCAATACGCATCGAGGTCTGTTCCAGTACAATCGCCTCACTCCGGGGGTGAAGTCAGCGCCGGGAGCTTACCAAAGCCTCCTGGACGGAATGATTGCGGGCATACCTGGCGTCCGCACCTTCATGGACGACGTCATCGTGTTCGGACCAGACCGGAAATCGCACGCATCTTCACTCAAGCAGTTGCTCCAACGTCTCAAGGAGTACGGGTTCCACGTCAAGGCCGAGAAATGCAGTTTCTTCCAGCTGCAAATTCGGTATCTGGGACACATCGTGGACAGTCGAGGCATCCGCCCCGATCCCGAGAAGCTGAGGACGATTGCCGCCATTCCCGCACCAACCAACGTGTCCGAACTGCGATCGTTCCTGGGCGCGGTGAACTTCTACGGAAGATTCGTGCGCAACCTTCACGAGCTACGCCGCCCAATGGACCAGCTGCTCAAGAAGGACACCAAGTGGCGTTGGACATCTGAGTGCCAGCAGGCGTTCGAGAAGTTCAAGGAGGTGCTCCAGTCAAGCCTGCTACTAACTCACTACAATCCAAAGCTGCCGATCATCGTAGCCGCGGACGCGTCGAGCACCGGCATCGGGGCCGTCATACTCCACCAGTTCCCTGATGGCTCACTCAAGGCAGTTCAACACGCGTCAAGGTCGCTTACACCCGCTGAGCGCAACTACGGACAACCTGAAAAGGAAGCGCTCGCGTTAGTATATGCGGTAACGAAGTTCCACAAGTACCTGCTGGGACGACCCTTCACACTGCAAACTGACCACAAGCCGCTCCTGTCCATCTTCGGCTCGAAGAAGGGAATTCCACTGCACACCGCGAATCGCCTCCAACGCTGGCCACTCACGATGCTGAACTACGATTTCGAGATCCAGCATGTGTCCACGAACGACTTCGGTTGTGCCGACATGTTGTCTCGGCTCATCGACCGTACCATCCAACCGGAAGAGGAGTACGTCGTGGCAGCACTCACGCTCGAAGAGGACCTGGCAAGCATCATCTCAGACACAATCGACAAAGTGCCGGTCTCTTTCGCAGCTCTGCAAAAAGCCACTGCGACGAACGCCACACTCCAGGCCGTGGTCAAGTACATCCGCGACGGATGGCCAAGCAGCGCGGAATCGGTCACCAACTCCGAGGTTCTTCCCTACTTCCGCCGACGGGAATCGCTCAGTCTTGTCGACGGCTGCGTGATGTTCCACGACCGAGTGGTGGTTCCGAACCAGTTCCGGTCACAGATTTTGCGACAGTTCCACCGTGGACATCCTGGAATGGTCCGCATGAAGGCGATTGCGCGCAGTTTCGTCTACTGGCCCGGACTAGACAACGAAATAGAGGATTTCGTTAAGCGATGCAACCCTTGCTCCATCGCTGGAAAAGCACCCACCAAAACGTGCTTAGAATCGTGGCCAACTCCAAGCAAGCCGTGGTCCCGGATCCACATCGACTACGCCGGTCCCGTGGATGGCGTGTACTTCCTGGTGGTGGTCGACCCATTCACCAAATGGCCCGAAGTGTACGCAACTCGAACGATGACAGCGAAGACGACCATCAAGCTGCTGACCCAGTCATTCGCTACGTTCGGTATTCCGGAGGTTATTGTTTCCGACAACGGAACCCAGTTCACTGGCCACGAGTTCAAGGAGTTCTGCACCAAGCTGGGAATTCGCCACCTTCGAACCGCTCCGTTCCACCCACAATCAAACGGCTCGGCGGAACGATTTGTGGACACGCTGAAGAGGAGCCTTCGCAAAATTCGCGCGGGGGGAGAAACCCTGGAGGAAGCACTGCAGACGCTTTTGCAAGTATACCGCTCGACCCCAACCAGCGATCTCGATGGCAAGTCTCCGGCGGAAGTGATGTTCGGCCGGCCAGTCCGGACCATTTCTGCTCTCCTTCAACCGACCAAGGATAATTCGCCAAGCACCAGCGCTAGGGCGGAGAAGCAGAACGACGCTTTTAACAAAAAGCACGGCGCGATCCAACGGATTTTCAAGCACGGCGATGCCGTCTTCGCGCAGGTCCATCGTGCCAACTCCTGGCAGTGGGAGGCTGGTACCGTGATCGAGAAGATCGGCAGAGTCAACTACAACATATTCCTCGACGACCGCCGACGCTTGATCCGTTCGCACGCAAACCAGTTGAAGAGACGAGTTCCCGAGACCACAGCTTCGCCAGAGCCGACGTCGCTCTCGATCTTTTTCGACGGTTTTGGATTGGCCGATGCGGTAGCAGCACCAGTGCCTGCAACTCCAGTGCCAGTTCCTGTTCCAGTTGACGACAGCGATCCGGAATTCTCGGACGACGACTCTGAAGAATCTGACGATCAGGAGCAATCCGGTTCATCCGAAGCAGAGTTCGAGGACGCAGCTGTAGAACCACCGGCACCTGCCGCTCTCCCGGCGGAACGAGCTTCTGGAGGACAAGGACATCCGGTACCTGAAGCACCTCAAGGCGCGCCAGCTGGTGGAGGACGAGGACAACGCGCAATCAAGCTTCCAGGAAGATTTTCCAACTTCTGGATGAAATAA